Proteins encoded in a region of the Saccharomyces eubayanus strain FM1318 chromosome V, whole genome shotgun sequence genome:
- the NPP2 gene encoding nucleotide diphosphatase/phosphodiesterase NPP2 gives MLLLEQGRRDLEKNDQNGVKARAPTTWSWLWKSVLCGMTVVMLLSCDKRSARYDAGPREIVHRSSTYFNGTHEFKTLTILISIDGFLPRLIDEKCTPFLYSLHNLQSPYDINISTAPHMIPSFPTQTFPNHWSMVTGKYPIEHGIISNVFWDDATNSEFQPNNLDPRIWSNAADPIWQLLQTQSQNEYKVATHMWPGSDVTYNDCEEMPRERMPFYFDKFNQWEPLDEKLSQIFRYVDMPQLKDRPELILSYVPNIDWYGHNFGYDLRDKRLQDLIGEVDGFCHELIEGLQKRNLLALSNVMFVSDHGMSNVDMNNVENIVVWEKMFPDGAMSKYVSHLYNEGPMMMVYLEDPRDRRWMRDLIEFTLRKVYGEEISSKFHVILREDFEPDWKYFRYDDKPHAYDDRVGDIWVLADAHCAILKETGDVRAGVMGTHGYNFANCSDMASMFIGMGPMFNNGVIPPFENTEIYKLLIEASGVV, from the coding sequence ATGCTTCTTTTGGAGCAAGGTAGGAGGGACCTTGAGAAAAACGACCAAAATGGCGTTAAGGCAAGAGCTCCTACGACATGGAGTTGGTTGTGGAAAAGCGTGCTATGTGGTATGACTGTTGTTATGTTGCTTTCATGTGATAAACGCTCGGCAAGGTATGATGCTGGACCCAGGGAAATTGTACATAGATCGAGTACTTATTTTAACGGTACGCATGAGTTCAAGACATTAACAATATTGATATCTATCGATGGGTTCCTTCCGAGATTAATAGATGAAAAGTGCACGCCGTTTCTTTACAGCTTACATAACTTGCAGTCGCCATATGATATAAATATCAGCACTGCACCGCACATGATCCCGAGCTTCCCCACACAGACATTCCCCAATCATTGGAGTATGGTGACGGGAAAATACCCCATTGAACATGGCATCATTTCCAATGTATTCTGGGACGATGCTACTAATAGCGAGTTCCAACCCAATAATCTCGACCCGAGAATTTGGAGCAATGCAGCAGACCCCATCTGGCAGCTGCTTCAGACCCAGTCTCAAAACGAGTACAAAGTGGCAACGCATATGTGGCCAGGGAGTGATGTTACGTACAACGATTGTGAAGAAATGCCGAGAGAAAGAATGCCATTTTATTTCGACAAGTTTAACCAATGGGAACCACTTGATGAAAAGTTGTCTCAGATTTTCCGGTATGTAGACATGCCTCAGCTAAAGGACAGGCCCGAATTGATACTGAGCTACGTACCTAATATCGATTGGTATGGCCACAATTTCGGATACGATTTACGAGATAAGCGGCTACAAGATCTGATCGGCGAAGTTGACGGATTCTGCCACGAGTTGATTGAAGGCttacagaaaagaaatctgTTGGCGTTAAGCAACGTTATGTTTGTCAGCGACCACGGGATGAGCAATGTCGACATGAATAACGTGGAGAATATCGTTGTATGGGAAAAAATGTTTCCCGACGGTGCGATGTCCAAGTACGTATCGCATCTCTATAACGAGGGCCCGATGATGATGGTCTATTTAGAAGATCCTCGAGACAGGCGCTGGATGCGAGACTTGATCGAGTTCACCCTGCGGAAAGTGTACGGGGAGGAAATCTCGAGCAAGTTCCACGTGATCTTGAGGGAAGATTTCGAGCCGGATTGGAAGTATTTCCGCTACGATGACAAACCACACGCATATGACGACAGGGTGGGCGATATCTGGGTTCTCGCGGATGCGCACTGCGcaatcttgaaagaaaCCGGCGACGTACGAGCCGGGGTGATGGGGACGCACGGCTACAACTTTGCCAACTGTAGCGACATGGCGTCCATGTTCATCGGCATGGGTCCGATGTTCAACAATGGAGTCATACCACCGTTCGAGAACACAGAAATCTACAAATTACTAATCGAGGCCAGCGGTGTCGTATAa
- the GTT3 gene encoding Gtt3p, with translation MSSTSTFARWKKADLIDLANKLEIDGFPNYAKKSDMIEFLETHLNRLESPVDFKDDYPELKSFYESIIADQSKDEEDVSGSRSGSSDTAANDSDLEKAYIKDDDGSQSTDEASAKPDAEASAKKNFNLLDFSADHDSSVSALTKFKFDFQDSLSDIKWHVQKLNENVQDCLSTISSVDAIFSLVECSLLVRQVLAAGRSTASPSSLASSFEAAAAGHTEPQRMLDFCLPILTWLLFFRGIPTLVSYYINFIRYDLDIELDPMTFNLSKFLISLAIFKTCNNKNIDFHSFQYVDQVWTQLCVVNHSLGTVPLVLSMASCLLTLYVL, from the coding sequence ATGTCGAGCACGTCTACTTTCGCTCGCTGGAAGAAGGCGGACCTGATTGACCTGGCCAACAAGCTGGAAATCGACGGCTTCCCCAACTACGCAAAGAAGAGCGACATGATCGAGTTCCTGGAAACGCACCTGAACCGTCTCGAGAGTCCCGTGGATTTCAAAGACGACTACCCGGAACTGAAGTCGTTCTACGAATCGATCATCGCGGACCAGTCCAAGGACGAGGAGGACGTGTCCGGGTCACGATCCGGGTCCTCCGACACCGCAGCAAACGACTCTGACCTGGAAAAGGCGTATATCAAGGACGACGACGGATCTCAATCCACTGACGAGGCCAGCGCGAAGCCCGACGCAGAGGCCAGCGCGAAGAAGAACTTCAATCTGCTCGATTTCAGCGCTGACCACGACTCGTCCGTCTCTGCGTTGACCAAGTTCAAGTTCGACTTCCAGGACAGCCTCTCCGACATCAAGTGGCATGTGCAGAAACTGAACGAGAATGTGCAGGACTGTCTGTCCACGATCTCTTCCGTCGACGCCATCTTTTCTCTCGTGGAGTGCTCTCTTTTGGTGAGACAGGTATTAGCCGCCGGGCGGTCCACCGCCTCCCCCTCTTCGCTCGCCTCGTCGTTCGAAGCCGCTGCCGCCGGCCACACGGAACCGCAGCGCATGCTCGATTTCTGCCTGCCTATACTCACATGGCTGCTCTTTTTCAGAGGCATCCCGACGCTGGTGTCGTACTACATCAACTTCATCCGGTACGACCTGGACATCGAGTTGGATCCGATGACGTTCAACCTTTCGAAATTCTTGATCTCTCTGGCAATCTTCAAAACCtgtaataataaaaacataGATTTCCACTCTTTCCAATACGTCGACCAAGTGTGGACCCAGCTCTGTGTCGTGAACCACTCCCTGGGCACGGTGCCCCTGGTGTTATCCATGGCCAGCTGCCTACTGACTCTATACGTCCTATAG
- the PMP2 gene encoding proteolipid ATPase gives MLMNMLPGGVILVFILVGLACIIIISTIIYNKWKARQQGLQRF, from the coding sequence ATGTTGATGAACATGTTGCCAGGTGGTGTTATCTTAGTTTTCATTCTAGTCGGTTTGGCTTgtatcattatcatttctACCATTATCTACAACAAATGGAAGGCCAGACAACAAGGGTTGCAAAGATTTTAA
- the EAF5 gene encoding Eaf5p: MDTEVSELVVLQLIHTLISNKNEELVKNGGGINMIGNNLRISLVKLTNEIQNNVLINELTNLRRQGGVVNGNGKLGINDILTIVKSLFPGYRTTLNDGQLSLHGLEMHDIEKLLVGKYDEFKRAQTEQIRAMEDEIQKNGIKSGATQSQSQSQSHTGKNGGAVIGTTTAHGGHAMDPKREKLLKLYRDTVLNKLESKTGNFQKLFKSPNNTIIKDEVNYEDIKNETPGSVHELQLILQKCITDGVMRGVIGTDDWKLARQVQLELDDTVQFMRRALE, encoded by the coding sequence ATGGATACGGAGGTGAGTGAGCTGGTGGTGTTGCAGCTGATACATACGCTGATCTCgaacaaaaatgaagaactgGTCAAGAACGGTGGAGGAATTAACATGATCGGGAACAATCTTCGAATATCGCTGGTAAAGCTGACGAACgaaatacaaaataacGTGCTGATCAACGAGCTAACGAACCTGAGGAGGCAAGGCGGTGTTGTGAACGGGAATGGAAAACTGGGCATCAACGATATCCTGACGATTGTGAAGAGTCTGTTCCCCGGCTACAGGACAACGCTGAACGATGGGCAGTTAAGCCTGCACGGCCTAGAGATGCATGATATTGAGAAACTCCTAGTGGGCAAGTACGATGAATTCAAGAGAGCACAAACCGAACAGATAAGGGCGATGGAGGACGAGATCCAGAAGAACGGTATAAAGAGCGGTGCAACGCAATCGCAATCGCAATCGCAATCGCACACAGGCAAGAATGGAGGTGCCGTGATAGGCACGACTACAGCCCATGGAGGACATGCTATGGACcccaaaagagaaaagctGTTGAAACTGTACAGGGACACTGTGCTGAATAAGCTAGAAAGCAAGACAGGAAACTTCCAAAAACTGTTCAAGAGCCCCAACAACACAATCATCAAGGATGAGGTCAACTACGAAGACATAAAGAACGAGACGCCCGGCAGCGTTCACGAGCTGCAACTGATCCTGCAAAAGTGCATAACGGACGGCGTAATGCGAGGGGTCATAGGCACGGACGACTGGAAACTAGCAAGACAGGTTCAGCTGGAACTAGACGACACAGTACAGTTCATGAGGAGAGCACTAGAATAG
- the MMS21 gene encoding SUMO ligase MMS21, with amino-acid sequence MAQDDNPIPKSVPLHQQAGKYFHTLHTQDLSNLYQQCYKQFDETINQLVDSPSPSTSNIDKPIADLTNIYKLLSTHESESNSFHNDIQDLKNTFKTQSDSCPQIDLSTWDKYRTGEITAPQLSELYLNMSRSEPSAAVDSTATLKILKVLPYIWNDPTCVIPDLQNPADEDDLQIEGGKIELTCPITCKAYETPLISKKCNHVFDKDGIQNYLQGYTTRDCPQAACSQVVSMRDFVRDPIMELRCRIAKIKDSQEQDKRNNQAIDVL; translated from the coding sequence ATGGCCCAAGACGACAATCCTATACCTAAGTCGGTACCTTTGCACCAACAGGCAGGTAAATATTTCCACACTTTACATACGCAAGACTTATCAAACCTCTACCAGCAATGCTACAAACAGTTTGACGAAACTATAAACCAGCTAGTAGATTCCCCGTCGCCTTCCACTTCCAACATCGACAAGCCAATAGCGGATCTCACAAACATATACAAGCTTCTTTCAACGCATGAATCGGAATCTAATTCATTCCACAACGACATCCAAGACTTGAAGAATACTTTCAAAACTCAATCAGACTCATGCCCTCAAATTGACCTTTCCACCTGGGACAAATATCGCACCGGTGAAATTACCGCTCCCCAACTTTCTGAATTATATCTAAACATGTCTCGATCGGAGCCATCCGCTGCCGTCGATAGCACGGCTACTTTAAAAATACTTAAGGTCTTACCGTACATCTGGAATGATCCAACGTGCGTGATACCGGATTTGCAAAATCCCGcagacgaagatgatttaCAAATAGAAGGTGGGAAAATTGAGTTGACTTGCCCCATCACTTGCAAGGCCTATGAAACGCCATTGATATCCAAAAAATGCAATCACGTTTTCGATAAAGATGGTATTCAGAATTACTTACAAGGATACACGACAAGAGACTGTCCACAAGCTGCATGTTCACAAGTCGTTTCCATGAGGGATTTCGTAAGAGACCCCATCATGGAACTGAGGTGCAGAATCgccaaaatcaaagattCTCAGGAACaagacaaaagaaacaacCAAGCCATCGATGTCCTATGA
- the PXP1 gene encoding putative indolepyruvate decarboxylase family protein produces MSYDDVGVIILFVSHPSPSARKLNVIKKKTDTHQPLYKHLYNIVKKKDINYCYKIINPTHTHTHIKMATKVTQHFAQLLQKYGIDTVFGIVGIPIVQLADTMVANDIKFIPCRNEQAASYAASAYGYVNDKPGVLLIVGGPGLIHSLAGIYNSMNNRWPLLVIAGSSSQSDVHKGGFQELDQISLLSPFLKFTGKLTPDNIDMVTRKALNHCIQGTMGVSYIDFPADLIENEKSLAGNDHLNNELPMILSPNKCGPDPSKIREIVQLILQHRDKNILVVIGKGAVKNSHELRRLVNSFNLPFLPTPMAKGIVPDSSPLNVSSARSQALKTADIVLVFGARLNWILHFGSSPRWNAESVFIQFDSHPETLGDNNTSPGAGLSVWGDIGLSVTALMEELPQQRPGWKYRGVNNYLREKIHVNQTRLQEKEKVGGAQLNYHQVYGTLRPLIEDYRTILVTEGANTMDIARVSFPTDAPRHRLDAGTNATMGIGLGYALACKASRPELDVVLIQGDSAFGFSAMEIETAVRCQLALVIVVMNNSGIYHGVKDGKAELPPTALSKNCRYDLVGEGLGAHGFFVNTLEELGKSFREAVQLARTRRETSVINVIIEPGEQKPIAFAWQNKPRL; encoded by the coding sequence ATGTCCTATGATGATGTTGGTGTCataattttatttgtttctcATCCGAGCCCCTCGGCCCGAAAGCTTAAcgtaataaaaaaaaaaacggaTACGCATCAACCTTTATATAAGCACCTCTATAATATagtaaagaagaaagacaTTAATTACTGCtataaaataataaatcccacacacacacacacacacattAAAATGGCTACAAAAGTCACGCAACATTTCGCTCAGCTTCTACAAAAATACGGTATCGACACGGTATTTGGTATCGTGGGTATCCCCATTGTCCAGTTGGCGGATACGATGGTCGCCAACGACATCAAATTCATACCATGCAGGAATGAACAGGCTGCGTCATACGCTGCGTCTGCGTATGGGTATGTCAACGATAAGCCGGGGGTACTGCTTATTGTTGGGGGCCCCGGTCTAATTCACTCGTTGGCTGGAATATACAACTCAATGAACAATAGGTGGCCTCTTTTGGTAATTGCGGGGAGCTCCTCTCAGAGTGACGTCCATAAGGGCGGATTCCAAGAACTGGACCAGATAAGTCTGTTGTCTCCCTTTTTAAAGTTCACTGGCAAGCTAACCCCTGATAACATCGACATGGTAACCCGAAAGGCTTTGAATCATTGTATACAGGGCACGATGGGCGTCTCGTACATTGACTTCCCTGCGGACTTgattgaaaacgaaaaatcATTGGCAGGAAACGACCACCTGAATAATGAATTACCCATGATTTTAAGTCCAAACAAGTGTGGCCCGGACCCATCAAAGATCAGAGAAATTGTACAGCTCATTTTACAACACAGGGACAAGAACATCCTCGTTGTCATTGGGAAGGGCgcagtgaaaaattcacaCGAACTTCGCAGATTGGTAAACAGTTTTAATCTTCCATTCCTGCCCACACCGATGGCGAAGGGAATCGTCCCGGACTCATCACCCCTAAACGTGTCGTCTGCGAGGTCCCAGGCTTTGAAAACCGCAGATATCGTTCTCGTTTTTGGCGCGAGACTAAACTGGATACTGCATTTTGGTTCTTCGCCCAGATGGAACGCTGAGTCCGTCTTCATTCAGTTCGACTCCCATCCCGAAACACTGGGCGATAACAATACGTCACCTGGCGCCGGACTCTCCGTTTGGGGGGATATAGGCTTGAGCGTAACTGCCTTGATGGAAGAGCTGCCACAACAAAGACCAGGTTGGAAGTACAGAGGCGTCAACAACTACCTGAGGGAGAAAATCCACGTGAACCAGACCCGCTTGCAGGAGAAGGAGAAGGTGGGGGGCGCGCAACTGAACTACCATCAGGTTTATGGGACCCTAAGGCCGCTTATCGAGGACTATAGGACAATACTTGTCACGGAGGGTGCGAACACCATGGACATTGCACGGGTCTCGTTCCCCACCGACGCTCCAAGACACCGTCTGGACGCAGGGACTAATGCGACCATGGGGATTGGGCTCGGGTATGCTCTGGCGTGCAAGGCATCCCGTCCGGAGCTCGACGTGGTGCTAATCCAGGGCGATTCCGCATTCGGGTTCTCGGCCATGGAAATTGAAACGGCGGTGCGGTGCCAGCTGGCGCTagtcatcgtcgtcatgAACAACAGCGGTATATACCACGGGGTGAAGGATGGCAAGGCCGAACTACCGCCCACCGCGCTAAGCAAGAATTGCCGCTACGACCTCGTGGGTGAAGGCCTGGGCGCCCACGGGTTCTTCGTAAACACGCTGGAAGAACTAGGCAAGAGCTTCCGGGAAGCCGTGCAGTTGGCCCGCACCAGAAGGGAAACAAGTGTCATCAACGTCATCATCGAACCCGGCGAACAGAAGCCCATCGCATTTGCATGGCAGAACAAACCGCGTCTATAA